A genomic window from Cytobacillus suaedae includes:
- a CDS encoding multicopper oxidase domain-containing protein: MNSRFKMLFILALSSTVVLAGCNSSATNDSPQEDGVVEAAAPTNEVEVIAPHKDLNQEPIPVKIERIGENEVNVEMTSQITDIEISPDYNYKAWTFNGEAPGPVVVVKEGDVINFTLKNMDPAIPHSMDFHAVHAAPSKGFANVEPDETGTFRYPANKPGVFMYHCGTAPVLSHIANGMHGTIIVMPKDGYPNDAEIDREFVLIQNEWYKYNDIEDFMNGEPSQVVFSTKALKEGDRNTNGDTFSLKDEPLLAKVGDRIRIYVNNVGPSEVSSFHVVGTVFDDVYIDGNPYNHMQGLQTVMLPASGGAVVEFTVTEVGNYPIVTHQFNHAQKGAVAMLKVTEDGKDDGKAVGGH; encoded by the coding sequence ATGAACAGTCGATTTAAAATGTTATTCATTTTAGCTTTATCTTCAACGGTTGTGTTAGCTGGATGTAATTCAAGTGCTACTAATGATAGTCCACAGGAAGACGGGGTAGTTGAAGCTGCTGCTCCTACCAATGAAGTAGAAGTTATTGCACCACATAAAGATCTAAACCAAGAGCCAATTCCAGTAAAAATCGAGAGAATTGGAGAAAATGAAGTAAATGTTGAAATGACTTCTCAAATTACTGACATTGAAATTAGCCCAGATTACAATTATAAAGCTTGGACTTTTAACGGAGAAGCCCCAGGACCTGTAGTAGTAGTTAAAGAAGGCGATGTCATTAACTTCACCTTAAAAAATATGGACCCAGCAATTCCACATAGCATGGATTTCCACGCGGTTCACGCAGCTCCTTCAAAAGGATTTGCAAATGTTGAACCTGATGAAACTGGAACTTTCAGATACCCTGCAAATAAACCAGGTGTATTCATGTATCACTGTGGTACAGCTCCAGTACTTTCACATATAGCAAACGGTATGCACGGTACAATTATCGTAATGCCAAAAGATGGTTATCCAAACGATGCTGAAATAGATCGTGAATTCGTCCTAATTCAAAATGAATGGTACAAATATAATGATATTGAAGATTTTATGAACGGTGAACCAAGTCAAGTTGTATTCTCAACAAAAGCTCTTAAAGAAGGCGACCGCAATACAAACGGAGACACTTTCTCTTTAAAGGATGAACCTTTATTAGCTAAAGTCGGTGACCGCATTAGAATTTATGTGAATAACGTTGGTCCAAGTGAAGTAAGCTCTTTCCACGTAGTTGGAACTGTATTTGACGATGTATATATCGATGGAAACCCATATAACCATATGCAAGGCCTACAAACAGTTATGTTACCTGCAAGTGGTGGAGCTGTAGTTGAATTTACAGTAACAGAAGTAGGGAACTACCCAATTGTTACTCACCAATTTAATCATGCTCAAAAAGGTGCAGTCGCAATGTTAAAAGTAACTGAAGACGGCAAAGACGATGGTAAAGCTGTTGGAGGACATTAA
- a CDS encoding right-handed parallel beta-helix repeat-containing protein yields the protein MFVRIGTFLFLFLLLGANSISAEEFIVKSSKEFKQILDRVSDGDSIILEAGEYHGNFSVNKSIKISGNEHVIIQGNPEGFVLTINADNVTIENMTIRGGGSQNAGIYITSNNNNITNNTIEDVFHGVYIVDGYGNSVISNKITSFHNESNHNGFGVYLVEAPYTIIRENVLYDLQDGIYVSYSDFCEVYKNKIKNARYGVHTMDSRNVVIASNEISHSHNGLMIMQSYEIHILENMFHSNTTIDGAGMFIFDTFDSVITANLMKDNFKGIFLENAKRNRIEFNIFLENDIGLELATASDTNLIYLNDFRKNTTQVISVSSNKNLFSRDGYGNFWDDQKTVNLNKDDIVDYAYKSGDVFYHISNNEPLLQIFHQSPAVRLWNTIEKYTPVPSEQFVIDHYPLTKPAPIKINQSSLQPQIGSDIHAIDYNRAFFFLIFLVISIFIFAISRREKSK from the coding sequence ATGTTTGTTCGAATTGGTACTTTCCTTTTCTTGTTTCTACTTTTAGGAGCCAATTCTATATCTGCAGAGGAGTTTATCGTCAAATCCAGCAAAGAATTCAAACAGATATTAGATAGAGTCAGCGATGGTGACTCAATAATCTTAGAGGCTGGTGAATACCATGGTAATTTTTCAGTCAACAAATCTATTAAAATATCTGGAAACGAACATGTGATTATCCAAGGCAATCCAGAAGGTTTCGTACTTACAATCAATGCAGATAACGTCACAATCGAAAATATGACCATTCGTGGTGGTGGATCCCAAAACGCAGGTATTTATATAACTTCTAATAATAACAACATAACTAACAATACAATTGAGGATGTATTCCATGGGGTATACATCGTAGATGGTTATGGTAACAGTGTTATTAGTAACAAGATTACTAGTTTTCATAACGAATCAAACCATAATGGATTTGGAGTGTATCTAGTTGAAGCACCTTACACAATAATTAGAGAAAATGTGCTATATGACTTACAAGATGGGATTTATGTGTCTTACTCGGATTTTTGTGAGGTTTATAAAAATAAAATCAAAAATGCTAGATATGGTGTTCATACCATGGATTCAAGAAATGTTGTTATCGCAAGCAATGAAATATCTCATAGTCATAATGGATTAATGATTATGCAAAGTTACGAAATTCATATTCTTGAAAATATGTTTCATTCGAACACAACGATTGATGGAGCTGGAATGTTTATATTTGATACGTTTGATTCGGTTATTACAGCAAATCTTATGAAAGACAATTTTAAAGGCATATTTTTAGAAAATGCAAAGAGAAATAGAATTGAATTCAATATATTTTTAGAGAATGATATTGGTTTAGAGTTAGCAACGGCTTCAGATACAAATCTAATCTACTTAAATGATTTCAGAAAAAATACAACTCAGGTTATTTCTGTTTCTAGTAACAAAAATCTCTTTAGCCGAGATGGTTACGGGAACTTTTGGGATGATCAAAAAACTGTAAATCTTAATAAAGATGACATTGTTGACTATGCCTATAAAAGTGGGGATGTTTTCTACCATATTAGTAATAATGAGCCGCTACTGCAGATATTTCATCAAAGCCCTGCTGTTAGACTTTGGAATACAATTGAGAAATACACCCCAGTCCCATCAGAGCAATTTGTCATTGACCATTATCCTTTGACCAAACCTGCACCAATAAAAATCAACCAATCCAGTCTACAGCCTCAGATTGGGAGTGATATACATGCAATTGATTATAACAGGGCTTTTTTCTTTTTAATTTTTTTAGTGATTAGTATTTTTATATTCGCCATTTCAAGAAGGGAGAAATCAAAATGA
- a CDS encoding nitrous oxide reductase accessory protein NosL, translated as MRKLVSLVVTLLFISACSNSIAKPVSVSLNVDSCDTCHMGIMDLQASAQLIQKDGTPKKFDDIGCLVEYMQLNPSNNDNAFVHDHISGEWIDFKNSTFIHNPAHHTPMSYGFIAFKSEDEATSYKNQHGGMMYSHEELLDLSIKDIKKKGPNHGH; from the coding sequence ATGAGGAAGCTCGTCTCGTTAGTGGTAACTCTTTTATTTATATCAGCATGCTCAAACAGTATCGCAAAGCCAGTATCAGTTTCTTTGAATGTTGATAGTTGCGACACATGTCACATGGGAATAATGGATCTGCAAGCCTCAGCACAACTCATTCAAAAGGATGGAACACCTAAGAAATTTGATGATATAGGCTGTTTAGTTGAATACATGCAACTTAATCCTAGCAATAATGACAACGCATTTGTGCATGACCATATTTCTGGGGAATGGATTGATTTTAAAAATAGTACTTTTATCCATAATCCTGCTCATCATACACCAATGAGCTATGGGTTTATTGCCTTTAAATCTGAAGATGAAGCCACTAGCTATAAAAATCAGCATGGTGGGATGATGTATAGTCATGAAGAATTACTTGATTTATCTATTAAAGATATAAAGAAAAAGGGACCTAACCATGGACATTAA
- a CDS encoding ABC transporter permease subunit: MKKTLRHSMLLYELRLSLRSKWLMSISVLFFFLAAIFYFYGITSVKADPSATIYGAESGISIETGTVDPSIYGLKEIETKELAPNELLTSSYNRTISLLINLSLWLIPILCLIIGTTSIISDKESGRMDLYKTYHTPYILYLLSKLSALSFALVAATGLSFGLFGLLCSVLGGSTETSLLQTFLLLNILLILVFSSISLMIGSFCTTRMQGLAYSLFFWSFFVFIYEFIIFTLIEYIPYSYKLKGLFILILANPIESIRIWSISKLNAAYTFGPEYLILNEWSRSGELSLYLACSLVIIIGLSILLSNLLIKRRA, encoded by the coding sequence ATGAAAAAAACGTTGCGTCATTCTATGCTTTTATATGAATTAAGACTATCTCTCAGAAGTAAGTGGCTAATGAGCATTTCAGTACTATTCTTTTTTTTAGCAGCTATCTTTTACTTCTATGGTATAACTTCTGTTAAAGCAGACCCTTCAGCGACTATTTACGGTGCAGAATCTGGGATTTCTATTGAAACAGGTACAGTGGATCCCTCTATCTATGGACTAAAGGAGATTGAGACGAAGGAATTGGCACCAAATGAGTTATTGACATCAAGTTATAACAGAACAATTTCATTATTAATCAACTTGTCTCTTTGGCTCATTCCAATTCTGTGTTTGATTATCGGGACCACCTCTATTATCTCTGATAAAGAAAGTGGACGAATGGATTTATATAAGACTTACCACACACCTTATATTTTATATTTACTAAGTAAGTTATCGGCACTCTCCTTTGCACTAGTTGCAGCAACTGGACTTTCATTTGGTCTATTTGGGCTCTTATGCTCTGTGCTTGGAGGATCTACTGAGACATCCTTGTTACAGACCTTTCTTCTCCTGAATATACTTCTCATACTTGTATTTTCTTCAATATCTTTAATGATTGGTTCTTTTTGTACTACCAGAATGCAAGGATTGGCCTATTCTCTATTCTTTTGGTCATTCTTCGTTTTTATCTATGAATTTATTATTTTTACCCTTATTGAATATATACCCTATTCCTACAAACTGAAGGGATTGTTTATATTAATACTTGCAAATCCAATCGAATCAATACGTATCTGGTCCATTTCTAAATTAAATGCTGCCTATACTTTTGGACCTGAGTATTTAATCTTGAATGAATGGAGTAGAAGTGGAGAATTATCGTTGTATCTTGCTTGTTCATTAGTAATCATTATAGGATTATCGATTCTTTTATCTAATCTTCTAATTAAAAGGAGGGCATAA
- a CDS encoding ABC transporter ATP-binding protein, which produces MSKRTVLEINQLSKVYSSKTALYATNLKVYQGECIVLCGGNGAGKSTLIRMITGLERQSSGTVTFHTSKKKCFGFMPDNMNFPKELTLFEILSYYASFLNVHREKIEEVIKRVGLWNERNHRVSSFSKGMTQRVNLAQCLLADVELYILDEPTNGLDPYWVIKLKDIIKELKNDGKTIILSSHIMRDIIDVSDRIFILFNGKICGNGSLEEIYKANECTSLEDVFLNLHQQYSVTG; this is translated from the coding sequence ATGAGCAAAAGAACGGTCCTCGAAATCAATCAGTTATCAAAAGTATATAGCTCAAAAACTGCTCTTTATGCAACTAACCTCAAAGTATATCAAGGGGAGTGTATCGTACTTTGTGGTGGGAATGGTGCAGGAAAAAGTACCTTAATTCGAATGATAACTGGTCTTGAAAGACAATCTTCGGGTACTGTAACCTTTCACACAAGTAAGAAAAAGTGTTTTGGATTTATGCCAGACAATATGAATTTCCCAAAAGAGCTCACTTTGTTTGAGATCCTTTCTTACTATGCTTCATTTCTGAATGTACATCGGGAAAAAATTGAAGAGGTCATCAAAAGAGTAGGTCTCTGGAATGAGCGTAACCATAGGGTTTCTTCTTTTTCTAAAGGTATGACGCAAAGAGTAAATCTAGCCCAGTGCCTACTAGCTGACGTTGAACTTTATATACTCGATGAACCTACAAATGGATTAGATCCCTACTGGGTCATCAAACTTAAGGATATCATTAAAGAACTTAAAAACGATGGAAAAACAATTATCCTAAGTAGCCATATTATGAGAGACATTATTGACGTTTCAGATCGCATCTTTATTTTGTTCAATGGAAAAATTTGTGGTAATGGAAGTCTTGAGGAGATTTATAAGGCTAACGAGTGCACTAGTTTAGAAGATGTATTTTTAAACCTTCACCAGCAATATTCAGTTACAGGATAG
- a CDS encoding 3-hydroxybutyrate dehydrogenase — protein MVDKKVVFITGAARGIGLEIGRTFAENGAKVALSDLDEAGVKEAAQALTEKGYDVIGIKCNVTDENEMKQALDQAVNHFGRIDCLINNAGLQHVANIEDFPSEKFEQLISIMLTAPFKAIKHVFPIMKKQQFGRVINMASINGLVGFAGKAAYNSAKHGVIGLTKVAALEGAAHGITVNAVCPGYVDTPLVRNQLSDLAKTRNVPLESVLEEVIYPLVPQKRLLQVEEIASYVMFLASDHAKGITGQACVIDGGYTAQ, from the coding sequence GTGGTTGATAAAAAGGTAGTTTTCATAACAGGTGCAGCAAGAGGGATTGGTCTTGAAATTGGCAGAACGTTTGCTGAAAATGGGGCAAAGGTGGCACTCTCAGATTTAGATGAAGCAGGGGTAAAAGAGGCAGCACAGGCCTTAACAGAGAAAGGCTATGATGTAATAGGAATTAAATGCAACGTAACTGATGAAAATGAGATGAAACAGGCTCTTGACCAAGCCGTAAATCATTTTGGAAGAATTGACTGTTTGATTAATAACGCAGGACTTCAACACGTTGCAAACATTGAAGATTTCCCTTCAGAAAAATTTGAGCAACTGATTTCGATAATGCTTACTGCACCATTTAAGGCCATTAAGCATGTATTTCCAATCATGAAAAAACAACAATTTGGTAGGGTGATTAACATGGCATCCATCAATGGATTGGTTGGATTTGCAGGTAAAGCTGCCTATAACAGTGCAAAGCATGGGGTTATAGGATTAACAAAGGTTGCCGCATTAGAGGGAGCAGCACATGGTATTACAGTAAACGCTGTATGTCCTGGATATGTAGACACACCACTTGTTCGTAATCAATTAAGTGATCTAGCAAAGACAAGAAATGTACCTTTAGAAAGTGTATTAGAAGAAGTTATTTATCCTTTAGTACCACAAAAAAGATTACTTCAAGTTGAAGAAATCGCAAGTTATGTTATGTTCTTAGCTAGTGATCATGCAAAAGGCATTACAGGGCAAGCATGTGTAATTGATGGTGGATATACCGCTCAATAA
- a CDS encoding GntP family permease has protein sequence MLSMIGLIGGLALLIYLTMKGMNLLVAGPLCALFVAVLSGLPLFPQLAPDGGANLVTNYMTGFSGFVASWYLMFLLGSIFGKVMEDSGAADSVSKWVVDKLGMKQAVLAVVAACAILTYGGVSLFVVAFSVYPMALSLFKQADLPRRFIPAALAFGSVTFTMTSAGSPEIQNWIPIEYLGTTPYAGWEVSLIVAVFMAVFGYWWLKRMITKAVSNGERFVARKNDPVVANKELPNPIVGLIPLLVVLIISFVFHDSLKQSALIIALLGGVIATYLLNRKYFTSFWNAVSDGTMGALVAIGNTAAVVGFGGVAKAVPAFGVAVDAMTSIPGSPLIGGAIAVSVIAGMTGSASGGQAIALPLLAPHYMDLGVNTEALHRTVAISSGALDSLPHNGYVVTTVRAICGETHKDAYGAVGIVTVIVPLLGVALAIALFSIGLGI, from the coding sequence ATGCTTAGTATGATAGGTCTTATTGGTGGTTTAGCACTTTTAATTTATTTAACAATGAAGGGCATGAATTTATTAGTAGCAGGTCCTCTTTGCGCATTATTCGTTGCAGTATTAAGTGGATTACCATTGTTTCCACAGTTAGCTCCAGATGGTGGAGCAAATCTAGTAACAAACTATATGACTGGTTTTTCAGGATTTGTTGCTTCTTGGTATTTAATGTTCTTACTAGGTTCTATCTTCGGGAAAGTTATGGAAGATAGTGGAGCAGCAGATAGTGTATCTAAATGGGTTGTTGATAAACTAGGTATGAAGCAAGCTGTATTAGCGGTTGTTGCTGCCTGTGCAATTTTAACATATGGTGGAGTTAGTTTATTCGTTGTAGCTTTCTCAGTTTATCCAATGGCATTAAGTTTATTTAAACAAGCAGACCTTCCACGTCGCTTTATTCCTGCTGCATTAGCATTTGGTTCAGTAACATTTACGATGACTTCAGCAGGTTCACCTGAAATTCAAAACTGGATTCCTATTGAGTACTTAGGAACAACTCCTTATGCTGGTTGGGAAGTTAGTTTAATTGTTGCGGTGTTTATGGCAGTATTCGGCTACTGGTGGTTAAAACGTATGATCACGAAAGCAGTTTCAAATGGAGAAAGATTTGTTGCTCGTAAAAATGATCCAGTAGTTGCAAACAAGGAATTACCTAATCCAATTGTTGGATTAATACCACTTTTAGTTGTACTTATTATTTCATTTGTTTTCCATGATTCATTAAAACAATCTGCGTTAATTATTGCCCTTTTAGGTGGGGTAATTGCAACATACTTATTAAATAGAAAGTATTTCACATCGTTCTGGAATGCAGTTTCTGACGGTACAATGGGAGCTTTAGTTGCAATTGGGAATACTGCAGCTGTAGTTGGATTTGGAGGAGTTGCTAAAGCAGTACCTGCATTCGGGGTTGCGGTTGATGCAATGACAAGTATTCCAGGTAGTCCATTAATTGGTGGAGCTATTGCGGTAAGTGTAATTGCTGGTATGACAGGATCTGCGTCAGGAGGGCAAGCAATAGCGTTACCATTACTAGCACCACATTATATGGATTTAGGTGTAAATACAGAAGCACTTCATAGAACGGTAGCTATTTCTTCAGGTGCATTAGATTCTTTACCACATAATGGCTATGTTGTAACAACGGTTCGTGCTATTTGTGGTGAGACTCATAAAGATGCATATGGTGCAGTTGGAATTGTGACAGTAATTGTACCGTTACTTGGTGTAGCACTTGCTATTGCATTATTCTCGATTGGCTTAGGCATTTAA
- a CDS encoding CoA transferase subunit B, producing MTQLDKLAIREKIARRAEQEIESGFYVNLGIGMPTLVANYIQSNKQVVLQSENGLLGIGPYPSKEEVDPDLINAGKETVTAIKGASYFDSAESFGMIRGGHVDIAILGGMEVSKSGDLANWMIPGKMIKGMGGAMDLVHGARKIIVIMDHVSKNGDPKIVNECSLPLTGKNVVNRIITDRAVLDVTEKGLQLVEVFEGYTIEDIQQSTEPELIIEDVKVY from the coding sequence TTGACACAGTTAGATAAATTGGCCATTCGTGAAAAAATTGCCAGAAGAGCTGAACAAGAAATTGAAAGCGGTTTCTATGTAAACCTAGGAATAGGTATGCCAACACTAGTTGCGAATTACATTCAAAGCAATAAGCAAGTTGTTCTGCAATCTGAAAATGGGTTGTTAGGAATTGGACCTTATCCGTCTAAGGAAGAGGTTGACCCTGATTTAATTAATGCTGGGAAAGAGACTGTTACAGCAATTAAGGGAGCTTCTTATTTTGATAGTGCCGAATCCTTTGGAATGATTCGAGGTGGGCATGTTGATATTGCTATATTAGGTGGAATGGAAGTTTCAAAGTCTGGAGATCTCGCAAACTGGATGATTCCCGGAAAAATGATCAAAGGCATGGGTGGAGCAATGGACCTCGTACATGGTGCGAGAAAAATTATTGTCATTATGGATCATGTTAGCAAAAATGGAGATCCAAAGATTGTTAATGAATGTAGCCTACCTTTAACAGGAAAGAACGTTGTCAATCGAATTATTACGGATCGTGCTGTACTTGATGTAACAGAAAAAGGACTACAACTAGTTGAAGTCTTCGAGGGTTATACAATTGAGGATATTCAACAATCAACTGAACCAGAGTTAATTATTGAGGATGTAAAAGTTTATTAA
- a CDS encoding CoA transferase subunit A, whose protein sequence is MKPVFTSFVEAVKDIQDGSTLMVGGFGLVGIPENLILALVETGVKDLTVISNNCGVDDWGLGLLLKNRQIKKMIGSYVGENKEFERQVLAGELEVELIPQGTLAERIRAGGAGIPAFYTPAGVGTPVAEGKEVREFNGKEFILEKALVADFSLVRASKADKMGNLIYNNTARNFNPMIAAAGKVTIAEVEELFEIGELNPNEIHTPSIYIQRLIVGKQEKRIERLTVS, encoded by the coding sequence ATGAAACCTGTATTTACTTCATTTGTGGAGGCTGTAAAGGATATCCAAGATGGCTCTACACTTATGGTTGGAGGCTTCGGTTTGGTAGGTATTCCTGAAAATCTAATTTTGGCTTTAGTTGAAACAGGCGTTAAGGATCTAACTGTTATTTCAAATAACTGTGGGGTTGATGATTGGGGCTTAGGCTTATTGCTGAAAAATAGACAAATCAAAAAGATGATAGGTTCTTATGTTGGTGAAAACAAAGAATTCGAAAGACAGGTTCTTGCAGGTGAACTAGAAGTAGAGCTCATACCACAAGGTACGCTAGCTGAACGGATTCGCGCAGGTGGGGCAGGTATCCCTGCTTTTTATACACCAGCGGGCGTAGGCACTCCTGTTGCCGAAGGAAAAGAAGTTAGAGAGTTTAATGGAAAAGAGTTTATTTTAGAAAAGGCCCTAGTTGCTGATTTTAGTTTGGTTAGAGCTAGTAAGGCAGATAAAATGGGTAACCTAATCTACAATAATACAGCTAGAAACTTTAATCCAATGATTGCTGCAGCGGGGAAAGTTACTATTGCTGAAGTTGAAGAGCTTTTTGAAATTGGAGAATTAAATCCTAATGAAATTCATACTCCTAGCATCTACATCCAACGTTTAATTGTAGGCAAGCAAGAAAAACGAATTGAAAGACTAACAGTTTCATAG
- a CDS encoding sigma 54-interacting transcriptional regulator: MFNEIDAQYKNDILETIIDSAYEWIVVVNKDGFIVYMNKKYCEFLEINRNEAIGKHVTTVIENSRMHLVAKSGKEEIADLQYIKGNYMIANRIPIYSNGKVIGALGTVIFRDTKEWDKMSSHIKSLMPQLQTYLQDWQEHNGAKYTLQDIKAVSKQITELKEKVKNVASGNTSILIRGESGTGKELFAHSIHQLSSRSNKPFIKVNCGAIPEHLLESELFGYEEGAFTGAKKGGKKGKFLLAHGGTIFLDEIGDMPLNMQVKLLRVLQEKEVEPVGSMTPIPVDVRVIAATNRPLEKMIQENRFREDLFYRINVIPFKVPPLRERVEDIGHLTEFFLKKITKRSGKRISMIEEDVLNLLYKHSWPGNLRELENVIEAAIHLTDGEKITITSLPEYFIGDPKLLIGQRSLKEILDETEKRIIEKSLEQFGQDKLQAAKSLGISKSSMYEKIKKYGLE, from the coding sequence ATGTTTAACGAAATAGATGCTCAATATAAAAATGATATATTAGAAACGATTATTGACAGTGCTTATGAATGGATTGTTGTCGTTAACAAAGATGGATTTATCGTATATATGAATAAAAAATATTGCGAGTTCCTTGAAATAAACCGTAATGAAGCAATTGGTAAGCATGTAACGACTGTCATTGAAAATTCGAGAATGCATCTTGTTGCAAAGTCAGGAAAAGAGGAAATAGCTGACCTTCAATATATTAAGGGAAATTATATGATTGCTAACAGGATTCCCATTTACTCAAATGGTAAGGTGATAGGTGCACTTGGTACAGTCATTTTCCGAGATACAAAAGAATGGGATAAAATGAGCAGTCATATAAAGAGCCTGATGCCACAACTTCAAACGTATTTGCAAGATTGGCAAGAGCACAATGGTGCAAAGTATACACTGCAAGATATTAAAGCGGTTTCAAAGCAAATAACAGAGCTAAAAGAGAAAGTGAAAAATGTTGCTTCTGGTAATACATCTATCTTGATTAGAGGCGAGAGTGGGACTGGTAAAGAGCTTTTCGCTCATAGTATTCACCAGTTAAGTTCACGAAGTAACAAACCATTTATCAAAGTAAATTGTGGAGCCATACCAGAACACTTACTTGAATCTGAACTCTTTGGTTATGAAGAAGGCGCTTTCACCGGTGCTAAAAAAGGCGGAAAAAAAGGGAAGTTTTTATTGGCTCACGGAGGAACCATCTTCCTTGATGAAATTGGAGATATGCCATTAAATATGCAAGTAAAACTTCTTAGAGTCTTACAGGAAAAGGAGGTAGAGCCAGTTGGTTCTATGACACCAATTCCTGTGGATGTTAGAGTGATTGCAGCAACGAATAGGCCATTAGAAAAAATGATACAAGAAAACCGTTTTAGAGAGGACTTGTTTTATCGAATTAACGTTATTCCATTTAAAGTCCCTCCTCTTCGTGAACGTGTAGAGGATATTGGTCACTTAACCGAATTTTTCTTAAAAAAGATTACGAAACGTTCTGGGAAAAGGATATCAATGATTGAGGAAGATGTTCTAAACCTGTTATATAAACATTCATGGCCAGGCAATCTCCGGGAGCTTGAAAATGTGATTGAGGCAGCGATTCACTTAACGGATGGAGAGAAGATAACAATCACTTCTTTACCGGAATATTTTATAGGAGATCCAAAGCTTCTCATCGGACAGAGATCATTAAAAGAGATCCTAGACGAAACCGAAAAAAGAATTATCGAAAAATCCCTAGAACAATTTGGACAAGATAAACTACAAGCGGCCAAGTCTTTAGGGATTAGTAAATCTAGTATGTATGAAAAAATTAAGAAATATGGCTTAGAGTAA
- a CDS encoding MFS transporter, whose amino-acid sequence MPRSLWLLVIGMIINVTGSSFLWPLNTIYIHDHLGKSLSVAGLVLMLNSAASVIGNLFGGALFDRVGGYKSILTGIVISLMAVIGLVFNNDWPYYVVFLTIVGFGSGIVFPAMYAMAGSVWPEGGRRAFNAVYVAQNVGVAVGAGLGGLVASFSFTYIFTANAALILVYFFIALFGYRRISIDKAEQSSILEQPQVVKNRTKLNALLVMTIGYLICWLAYVQWQTTIASHTQDLGISLKQYSLLWTINGALIVLGQPLISLVVRKFAKTLKTQIIIGLVIFIGSFAIVAKAEMFSAFVVAMIILTIGEMFVWPAVPTIANELAPKGREGFYQGIVNSTATGGRMLGPIFGGIIVDLYNIELLFIILMMLLILSIIPTALYDQKLKKKSQDTSVVVSSHT is encoded by the coding sequence ATGCCCCGATCTCTTTGGTTATTAGTGATAGGCATGATTATTAATGTGACGGGGTCTTCCTTCTTATGGCCTTTAAATACGATTTACATTCATGATCATCTTGGGAAATCTTTGTCTGTAGCTGGTTTAGTATTAATGCTTAATTCAGCTGCGAGTGTGATTGGAAATCTGTTTGGTGGTGCACTGTTTGATAGAGTGGGAGGATATAAGTCTATATTAACAGGTATTGTTATATCCTTAATGGCTGTAATCGGTCTGGTATTTAACAATGATTGGCCGTATTATGTAGTTTTTTTAACAATCGTTGGGTTTGGGTCAGGTATCGTTTTTCCAGCGATGTATGCAATGGCAGGGTCAGTTTGGCCTGAAGGTGGAAGAAGAGCCTTTAACGCAGTATATGTTGCTCAAAATGTCGGAGTAGCAGTTGGGGCAGGACTGGGTGGTTTAGTGGCATCGTTCTCTTTTACTTATATATTCACGGCAAATGCAGCCTTAATTCTTGTTTACTTTTTTATTGCACTATTTGGATATCGTCGTATTAGTATAGATAAAGCTGAACAAAGCTCGATTCTAGAGCAGCCTCAAGTGGTGAAAAATAGAACGAAGCTGAATGCTTTATTAGTTATGACCATAGGGTATTTAATATGCTGGTTGGCATATGTTCAGTGGCAAACAACAATTGCTTCACACACTCAAGATCTAGGAATTAGCTTAAAACAATATAGCCTTTTATGGACAATTAATGGGGCATTAATTGTATTAGGGCAACCCCTCATTTCTTTAGTGGTCCGAAAATTTGCAAAAACCTTAAAAACCCAAATTATTATCGGGTTAGTCATTTTCATAGGCTCTTTTGCTATCGTTGCTAAAGCTGAAATGTTTTCTGCTTTTGTTGTAGCTATGATTATTCTTACGATAGGTGAGATGTTTGTGTGGCCGGCTGTACCGACTATTGCCAACGAACTGGCACCTAAAGGGAGAGAAGGTTTTTATCAGGGGATTGTTAATAGTACTGCTACCGGTGGGAGAATGTTAGGGCCTATCTTCGGTGGTATAATAGTAGATTTATATAATATCGAACTACTATTTATCATTCTGATGATGTTATTAATACTATCAATTATTCCAACCGCTTTATATGACCAGAAACTAAAGAAAAAAAGTCAGGATACTTCAGTGGTTGTAAGTTCTCATACTTAA